The Plasmodium sp. gorilla clade G2 genome assembly, chromosome: 3 region TACTAATGTAATAAAGAATTGTGATGAGTTAGTATTAGGTCCTGCATTTGCCATAGATAATAATCCTGGTTGATCATGtttcatattaaaattttcatcTGTAAATGATCTTCCATATATTGATTCACCACCAGATCCATTTCCATTTGTTATATCACCTCCTTGACACATAAATTGAGGAATAATTCTATGGAAAATAGAATTTTTGTAATGTAAATTTTTACCTCTAGATCCTATTTTTTCACCTGTACATAAGGCTCTAAAATTTTCACATGTTCTTGGAGTTATGTCACTGAATAATTCAAAAATTATTCTTCCAACATTGCTATTGTCAATGGATATATCGAAAAAAACTTTACTCCTCTTACTCATtttgaacaaaataaatttttttttttttttagtaaaaattaaaaataaaaaataaaaaataaagaaatataatatatataaataaaatattctatatatttttataaaataaaaaatggagatataaaaaaaaaaaaaaaatttttttttttatttttatttgtttgataaaaatagaaaaaaatatatttttttattaaaattttattttatttttttttttttataatattttattatatatatattatattataatgttatatagaaataattatataaataaattagatatatatattatatactatatagttatatattattattttatttattatttttttactatTTGCTATTTTAAGATTGTAAAACGTTTACATTTaataatgtatttattttatatgggaatacttatatattatataattatatatatatataaagatattattttttattttattttattttttaatttttgtagtacaaactattttatttttattaatatttataaaaaattgttatataatttgtttatatatattatatatattatatggaaaggtacttaataatatatatataatatatatataatagatcttgtatttttattagtccatttatttaattcaatatatagataattatGCTATATAAAATAGAGCTTTTCCTTCttaagaatatttttatacaaaaaaaatattgtggtcatatatatatataatataaataataaatatatatatttccttacAGTggtactaaaaaaaaaaaaaatatatatatataaaatatatattatatatatattatatgtattttatatatatatatataatatttttttttaattatgtcGATTGAAAAAATAGTAGTTCctacttttaaaatataaatatataaaatatatatatattatatatataatatttttggaTTCACCCTTTTTTTTgggtttattttttaatataacttaaataaagaatataaaataaatatatattagatgTCAACCGGAAAAAATAATTGacaatatgttatatatgcatttgtagaaaaattgaaattaatcttaaaaaaaaatatatatatatatatatatatataatatatatataatatatataatattataacaatataggttatattttacttttataaaaattatatatatttatttttttgaaaaagaaacaaattaGGTGAATAAACTATTCATAATATGATTGTTCGTGtgtattttataaaagatataaaaaaaaaaaatgatatttattttggtatgtttttttttttttttttttttttaaaaaatcaaaacaAATAGGTATGTTTTTAACACATAACAAATGTtaattaaacatatttaaaaaataatacataaaaaaaaaataaaataaataataatatatatatataatatgtcgtatatgtatacatattaagGTGTAGGTATTTTTCCCCTATAATGATACTacttatatgttaatatgaTTAGAAATTTATGTATCATCATAAAAGTCCTTACAATTTTTAATATgctcttcattattattattattattattatcgttgttattatcattattatcattgttATTGTTGTTAATTTGTGTgtgcatataaatattatttatataaagatttgcttcttcttcattttcatattGATCATAGTGTTCATAATTAATATCTTgtatatcttcattttcttcatattcttcatcatcaCTACATAAGACTACTTCAATTTTTGTTCCTTTTTTGAATACTTTCCATTTATTTTCTACATGTACTTCATTTATTGTTTGTAAggattttttattatgtctACGTATATCAACGTTATTTTTAAAGATGtctattttttgtttatttgttattaatTGATCTTTCATTTTGATTTGTATAcgtttttcattttttgtgACTACTCTATACATGTAATCTCCAACGATTGGAAATACAGagtgtatgtattttttaaacttttctttttctttcgaAGAAAGGCTATCATCGTTTTGATGCTTTGATAACAAAGAAGGTCTGTGtccatcattattttcatcattattttcatcattattttcatcattattttcattattattttcattattattcatttttgtaATGATTGTAGATTTTAATATGTGTTTagtttttttgaatatatttaattgacTACATATCCCcctaatattatttacaagattagaacatataaaatgtaaataatttgaATCTTTTTTATTCCTCAAATTAGACATAGCTTTAAATATAGTTTTTGATGGTATTTCTATTTCTACTTcatataaatcattattttttgtttttatttttgtcatATCTACTTGTAAACCTAGATAAGTATTTATAAAAGTAGTTCTTTCTTTTAATCTTTCATGTACTGGTGTATTTTTAGATAGATATAATTTACTAATaggttttatatattctatatttatagaaataCGATAATCTATggaatcatttttatcatttgaatTATAATTTGTGTGTTGTGATTTAGATGTAGTTAAACCATTGTTGCTAGTTGTAATACTATTAGTTCTTGTTCCTGCACCcacattattgttattattattattattattattattataatcatcatcatcatcttcttcgtcatcatcaaaataatcataattattaccTGTATATACATTCCAAgaatttaaattatctttCTGTAAGGACTGTATCATCATACTTTCTGTTTCTTGTTTgttttcatcatttaaataaGTCGTTGTTCTAATTCtactgttattattttttataacatagtATTTGTCTATACTCTTTGTTGTTTTAAGTTCTAGAAAATCGTATATACAAgtgttttttttatcatatgaataattacAAGTTGGGTTATTACCATCAACATTGGGATCATAAGTATATGTctgattaatattattattatcattattattattgtaattattattattgtaattattaatattattattattattaatattattattatcattattattacgcATACTTAACCTTTTCTTTAGAGTCATGTTATGAAAATAATCCAATAGATATTCAAACGATTCTCTATCAATCCCCGCATGGAAATctgaataattattttcaataataGCATCTGTATTTATTGGTAattttattctatttttattcttatcaaTTACTAATCCAACCCTTGCTTCAATTTCAATTTgaatatctttattatttatattttcattattatcgaATGCCAATATAATATTCTGAGACAATTCATACGATATTTTATCTATCGGTATGGGTCTACTTCCATCTAATAATTCATGAGCTTCTCTAACCattctttgtttttttttccaattatataaaagtatatattatatatatataacaaagacatatatatatatatatatatatataaattttcatatatatatatgtgctattctatattatgttatacatataacaattattttattccttaatgttttacatttttaaaaagatacaatagaagaatattatt contains the following coding sequences:
- a CDS encoding peptidyl-prolyl cis-trans isomerase; protein product: MSKRSKVFFDISIDNSNVGRIIFELFSDITPRTCENFRALCTGEKIGSRGKNLHYKNSIFHRIIPQFMCQGGDITNGNGSGGESIYGRSFTDENFNMKHDQPGLLSMANAGPNTNSSQFFITLVPCPWLDGKHVVFGKVLEGMNVVREMEKEGAKSGYVKRSVVITDCGEL
- a CDS encoding RNA triphosphatase, which produces MVREAHELLDGSRPIPIDKISYELSQNIILAFDNNENINNKDIQIEIEARVGLVIDKNKNRIKLPINTDAIIENNYSDFHAGIDRESFEYLLDYFHNMTLKKRLSMRNNNDNNNINNNNNINNYNNNNYNNNNDNNNINQTYTYDPNVDGNNPTCNYSYDKKNTCIYDFLELKTTKSIDKYYVIKNNNSRIRTTTYLNDENKQETESMMIQSLQKDNLNSWNVYTGNNYDYFDDDEEDDDDDYNNNNNNNNNNNVGAGTRTNSITTSNNGLTTSKSQHTNYNSNDKNDSIDYRISINIEYIKPISKLYLSKNTPVHERLKERTTFINTYLGLQVDMTKIKTKNNDLYEVEIEIPSKTIFKAMSNLRNKKDSNYLHFICSNLVNNIRGICSQLNIFKKTKHILKSTIITKMNNNENNNENNDENNDENNDENNDGHRPSLLSKHQNDDSLSSKEKEKFKKYIHSVFPIVGDYMYRVVTKNEKRIQIKMKDQLITNKQKIDIFKNNVDIRRHNKKSLQTINEVHVENKWKVFKKGTKIEVVLCSDDEEYEENEDIQDINYEHYDQYENEEEANLYINNIYMHTQINNNNNDNNDNNNDNNNNNNNEEHIKNCKDFYDDT